The segment CTGCTGACCGGCCTGGCCCCCCGCATCCCCGACGGCGGCCTGGTCAACACCCTCGCCCTCGCCGGCGGCGTCGGCGGCACCATCACCCTCGCGGCGTACGGCTACTGGCTGCGCGAGAAGGGCTGGGACACCCCGAGCTACATGCGCGTCATGCGCATCGACAACTCCGTCGCCTACGTCGTCACCGGCCTCTTCGTACTCGCCACCCTCGTCGTCGGCGCCGAGCTGCTCTACTCCACCAGCGTCGCGATCGAGAGCGGCGACCAGGGCCTGGTCGACCTCGGCGTCGTGCTGCAGGACCGCTACGGCGAGTGGGCCGGCAAGCTCTTCCTCCTCGGCTTCTGGGCGGCCGCGATGTCGTCCCTCGTCGGCGTCTGGAACGGCGTCTCGCTGATGTTCGCCGACTTCATGACCAACCTGCGCGGCGGGACCAGCGAGGACCCGGACGCTCGCGCCGGAGGCAAGTGGTACAAGGCCTACATCCTGTGGCTGACGTTCCCGCCGATGGTGATGCTGTTCCTCGGCAAGCCGGTCTGGCTGATCCTCGCCTACGGCGTGCTGGGCGCCTTCTTCATGCCGTTCCTCGCGATCACGCTGCTGTGGCTGCTGAACACCGACCGGGTGCCGCGGGAGTGGCGCAACAAGCTGCACTCCAACGTGCTGATGGTGCTGTGCGCGCTCGCCTTCCTCGCGCTGTGCGTCAACGAGGTGCGCAAGGCCGTGGTGGGCGCCTGAGCGGCCTCACCCGCCGGTGGGGTGCCTGACCCAGACGTTGGGCTCGACGTACGTCGCCGTGCCGTGCTCGGCGTCGCACATGACCGGCGCCAGGGCACCGGGTACGACGACGGGGCCGGTCGTGTCGAACGGCAGCCCGGTCCACCCGCGCCACTCCTCGACCGTGCCGGGGATGACCATCGAGCGCGGCGCCACCCGGTCGATGCGCCCGCCGGCTCGGACGTGGACGCGCAACCACGGGTCGACCGGCAGGCCGTCGTCCCGGGTGCGGGCGGCGTAGTCCGCCATCGGCTCGTGCACATCGGTCTTGCCGTTGGGCCGCACCGGCGCCAGCAGCTCGGAGAAGCCGAGCCGACCGGCGTTGTCGCGCAGCGCGGCGACGATCCGCCCGGACAGGCCTGACCCCTGCAGGCCCGGCTCGATCGCGATCTCGACCGCGGTGACGGCATCGGGCTCCTCGCCCCACAGCTCGGTCAGCAGGCCGCTGCGGATGGCGAAGTCCCAGCCGGCGTCGGGCAGCTCGCCCTCGGGGAGCTGGAACGGCACCGAGTGCGCCTTGGCGACCATCCGGCCCGACTCGTCGACGCAGACGAGCACGAACTCCCGGAAGTGGTCGAGTGAGGCGTAGTAGCCGTTGCCGATGGGGTCGTGCTTCATGAACTCCGGCCACGACGTCTCCATGTCCCAGAAGGTGTCCATGAGGTCGGGACGCTCGGCGAGGGTGAAGAGCTCGAGGTGCATGACCTCATCCTGACCGAGCCGGACGGCGGGCGCCCGCGGTTTTCAGAGCCGCTCGGCGACCCGGCGCGCCGCGATCTGCAGGACCTCCCAGGTGGTCGCGAACGGCGGGGCGTAGGACAGGTCCATCCAGGCGAGGTCGTCGACCGAGCCGCCCGCCCACAGCACGGCGGCCGCGGTGTCGATCCGCTTGCCGGCGCCGTGCCCGCCGACGACCTGCACGCCGAGGAGCCGCCGCGTCGCACGGTCGGCCATCACCCAGATGGCGATCGGCTCGGCCTCGGGCATGTAGCCGGCGGCGGTCGTGCCGTCGGTGACCAGCGCCACCGGGTCGAGCCCGGCGGTCTCCGCGTCGGAGCGGGACAGGCCCGTGCGCGCGATCTCGAGGTGGACCCCACCCGCGGAGAAGCGGGTGATCGACGTGTCGACCATCCCGCCGAACGAGAGGTCGCCCCCGGCCAGGCTGTCGCCGAGCGCCCGGGCGTGCTTGGCGGCGTGGGTGCCGAGGGGCCGGAAGACCCACTGGTCGTCGATCCGGCGGCGCACCTCGCAGCAGTCCCCCGCGGCCCACACGTGGTCGGCCACCCGTCCGTGCGGGTCGGGCCGCAGCGCTCCTTCGTCGGTCATCTCCAGGCCGCTGCCCGCGAGGAAGTCGGTGGCGGGCCGGACGCCGATCGCCACCACGACCAAGTCAGCCTCCCGCGAGCCGCCCGCCCAGCGCACGCCGGTCACCCGGTCGCCGTCGAGCTCGAGCCCCGTGACCTCGGCCCCGAGCACCAGCTCGACACCGGCGTCGACGAGGCCGGAGTTGACCCGCTCTGACATCTCGTCCTCGAGCATCCCCATGCCGCGCGTGCGGGTCAGGACGGTGACGGCGAAGCCTTGGTCGAGCGCCGCCTCGGCGACCTCGACGCCCACGTAGCCGGCGCCCACGACCACCACGTGCGCGCCCGGTCCGACGCGGGCGAAGCTGCGCACCCACGCGGCCCCGTCGTCGAGCGTCTTGACCACGCCCACACCGTCGTACGACGTCCCGTCGGGGCGTAGCGCCCAGTCGGGCACCACAGCGGGAGCGCCGGTCGCGACCACCAGGTCGTCGTACTCCAGCACGTCACCCGCGGCCGTCGTCACCGTGCGGGCCGCGAGGTCGGCCGCGACGACCTCGGTGTGGAGCCGCAGGTCGATCCCGGCCTTCCGGTGCTCCTCGGCCGTGCGGGCCACGAGGTCGTCACCGCTGCCCACGTCGCCGGCCATCCAGTAGGGGATCCCGCAGGCGCTGTAGGACGTGTGGCTGCCTGCATCGAGGGCCGTGACGGCCAGCTCCTCGCCCCTCCGCGCGGCCGTGCGGAGGGCCTGGTGGGCCGCCCCCATGCCGGCGGCGTCTGCGCCGACGACGAGGACGCGGCGCGGGCCTGTCATTCCTCGGTCTGCTTCGCCCAGAGGTTCACGCCCGAGTCCACGGCGAAGCGGTCGATCTCGGCGAGCTCGGCCTCGGTCAGCGGCGGCGCCTCGAGCGCGTCGAGGTTGGTGTCGAGCTGCTCGACGCTGGAGGCACCGATCACCGCGCTGGTCACCCGGTCGTCGCGGAGCACCCACTGCAGCGCCAGCTGGGCGAGCTTCTGGCCGCGCCCCTCGGCGATGGCGTTGAGGGATCGCACGCGCCCGAGCGTCTCGTCGTCGAAGCCCGCGATCGTCGAGCCGTCGCGGGCCGCGCGCGAGTCGGCCGGGACGCCGTCGAGGTAGCGGTCGGTGAGGAGTCCCTGGGCCAGCGCGGTGAAGACGATGCAGCCCATCCCCTGCTCCTCGAGCTCGTCGAGCAGCCCGCCCTCGATCCAGCGGTTGAGCATCGAGTAGGACGGCTGGTGGATCAGCAGCGGCGTGCCGAGCTCACGCGCGATCGTGGCCGCCTCGCGCGTCCGCTCCGGGGAGTAGGAGGAGATGCCGGCGTAGAGCGCGCGCCCCGAGCGCACCGCCGTGTCGAGTGCCGTCATGGTCTCCTCGACGGGCGTCTCGGGGTCGAAGCGGTGGCTGTAGAAGATGTCGACGTAGTCGAGCCCCATCCGCGCGAGCGACTGGTCGAGCGAGGCCAGCACGTACTTCCGGGAGCCGCCGCCCTGCCCGTAGGGACCCGGCCACATGTCGTAGCCCGCCTTGGTGGAGATCACCAGCTCGTCGCGGTAGGGCGAGAAGTCGTCGGCGAGGTAGCGGCCGACGTTCTCCTCCGCGCGACCGTAGGGCGGTCCGTAGTTGTTGGCGAGGTCGAAGTGGGTGACTCCGCGGTCGAAGGCCCGGCGCAGGATCGCGCGCTGGGTCTCCTCGGGCCGGTCGGTGCCGAAGTTCTGCCACAGGCCGAGGGAGAGCGCCGGCAGCTTCAACCCGCCGCGGCCCGTCCTCCGGTAGTGCATCCCGGTGGTGTCGTCGTACCTGTCGGGGGCTGCGTCGTAGGCCATGCCGCACATCCTGCCCGGTCGGGTTTCAGGGCCGCCCCCGGGCTGGACCGGGGTGATACCGGATGGCCGGGAGCGGCGAGCACGGGTGTACTGGTCACATGACTTCCTCGCTGCGCGGCGCCGCCTTCAAGCTCGCGCTGTCGACCGCGCGTCGCGTGCCCTACGTGCGTCGGGTCCCGGCGAGCATCAGGTTCCCGCTCCAGCGCGACGGTGTCGACCCGATCGCCCGGCTGGCGGCGACGCGCGAACGCGGCGAGGTGGTGCGCTTCGCGAGCCTGCTGGGCACCCGGGTCTGGCTGGTCACGGGGTACGACGCCGCGCGGGCCGTGCTGGCCGACTCCGCGTCGTTCGCCAACGACGTGCGCGACATCATCGGCCGTCAGGACCGGGCCCCGGCCGAGCGGATCGGCGGGCTCGGCATGACCGACCAGCCCGACCACGGACGCCTGCGCGGCGTGCTCACGCCCTGGTTCACCCGCCGTCGGTTGGCCGATCTCCAGGACGACATCGACCGCGTCGTCGACGCCGCGCTCGACGACATGGCCGCCCACGGGCCGGTGGTCGACCTCGTCGAGCGGTTCGGCTTCCAGGTCCCCTTCGGGGTGATCTGCGACCTGCTCGGCATGCCCGAGGTCGACCGCGCGGAGTTCCGGCAGCACGGCGCTGCCCGCTTCGACCTGCGCGACGCGGGTGTCGGCATCTTCGACACCGCCGCCGGCACCCGGCAGTTCCTCATCGACCTGGTCGCGTCCGAGCGCCGGTCCCCGCACCTGCCGGACGGCCTGATCGCCCGGATGGTCGCCGACCACGGCGCCGACTTCGACGACATCGAGCTGGGCGGCCTGGCCGACGGGGTCTTCCTCGGCGGCTACGAGACCAGCGCCAGCATGCTCTCGCTCGGCACGTGGGTGCTGCTCCAGCACCCGGCGTCGTGGGACGCGCTGCGTCGCGGCGAGACGGCAGACGTCGACCGCGTGGTCGAGGAGCTGCTGCGCTTCGTGTGCCCCGTGCAGATGGCGTTCCCCCGGATCGCGCGCCACCAGGTCACGGTCGGCGACCAGGTCGTCCAGCAGGGCGACATCGTCCTCGTCTCGCTGACCGGCGCCGAGCGCGACCCGGCCCACCGCATCCACCCCGAGCAGTTCGACCCGACCTCCGCTGCCGCTGGCACCCTCGCCTTCGGCCACGGGCTGCACCGGTGCCTCGGCGCGGAGCTCGCCCGCATGGAGCTGCGCACCGCGCTCGTCGCGCTCGCCCGCCGCTTCCCGGACCTCGCGCTCGCCTGCGACCCCGCCGACCTGCAGTTCACCGAGCTCGCCATCGTCCACGGCGTGCAGGCGCTGCCCGTCCGGCTCGGCTGAGGCCAGCTGAGGCCCACCACGCGCTGCGTACGGTGGAACGGTGCCAGGACGAGCGGTCGCCCTCCTCGCCGCGGCCGTGGTCGCGGTGGTCTCCGGCTGCTCGGGCGAGGCCTCCCAGCGATCCGGCGAGGGCTCGACACAGGCGCCGCGCGAGCGTCGTACGACGAGCGTGCCCACGCAGACCCCCGCCGAGTCCACCAGCACGCCCAGCCCGGCCAGTCCGACTGCGTCCGCCTCGGCCACCGAGGAGCCGACCGAGGAGCCGACCGAGCAGCCGGAGGCGGTCCCCGAGCCGCGTCGCTCGTTCGTCACCATCCCGGCGATCGGCCTGCGGGACTTCCCGGTCGTGCGCTACCGCGGGACACCCGACGACGCCCCCGGGACCGCCCTGCAGAACGCCGGCGAGATGGCCTCGCCGCGTGGACCGCGCGGCGGCACCCGGCCCGGCGAGGTCGGCAACTACATCGTGACCGGGCACCGGCTGACCGGGACCGCTCCCCTGCGCTACTCGCCGTCGCTGTCGAACGGGGACCGGATCCAGGTGCGCACGGGCGACACCGTGTTCGTCTACGAGGTGCGCCGCACCCGCTGGACGTCGTTCCGGCAGCCGGCCTCGCTCCGCGCACAGCGGGCCGAGGTGCCGGGGCGACCGGACGAGACGGCCACGCAGCCGATGATCACCCTCTCCACCTGCGCGACGCTCGAGGACCACGCCAACGGCAACTACTGGTCCGACGAGTTCGACAACCCCGAGCACCGCATCGACAAGATCGGCGTCCTGGTCGCGACCCGCCCCGCCTGACGAAACCCCGTTGCCCGCAGCGCCCTTCCCGGGGTTGGATGCGCGTCATGCCCGACACGTCCGAGCTCACCACCAGGTGGCGCGACCCCGCCTTCCTCGAGGCCGCGCAGGCGTGGATCGCGGACCGGCTCGCGGAGCAGGGCCGCTCCGTCGTGGGCACGGTCGAGCAGCCGCACGTGACCGACTGGTCGACCGTCCTGCGGGTGCCGACGGACGGCGGACCGGTCTGGTTCAAGGCCAACGACGACGCGATGCGCCACGAGGCGGCCGTCACCGCACTGGTCGCGCCGCTCTCCGACGGCCGGGTGCCGATGCCGCTCGCCAGCGACCCGCACACCGGGTGGCTGCTGCTCGCGGACGCCGGGCCTCGCCTGCGTGACGTGATCGCCGAGGAGCGCAGCCTGGAGCGTTGGCTCGACGTGCTGGAGGCGTACGCCCGGGTCCAGCTCGCGTGCGAGGACGAGGTCGACGCGCTGCTCGCCGCCGGGCTGCCCGACTGCCGACTGACGACGCTGCCCGGGGCGTACGACGCTCTCCTCGCCCGGCTCGACGGTGCCGACCCGCGGCTGCCGGGCGCCGACGCGATCGCCGACCTCTGCGACCGGCTCGCCGCCTTCGGCATCCGGGAGACCGTCCAGCACGACGACCTCCACGACGGGCAGGTGTTCCTCGGCACGGGCGTGCACCAGGTGCTCGACTGGGGCGACGCCTGCGTCTCCCACCCCTTCTTCACCCTCGCGGTGACGCTCGAGGGCGTCATCGCGTGGGGCGTCGACGACGTGGCGGGGTCCGAGGACCTCGAGCCGCACCTGGCGGCGTACCTGCGTCCCTACGCCGAGCGCTACCCGTTGACCGACGCCGAGCTGCGCGAGGCCGCGCGCCTCGCGATGCGCCTGGGCTGGGTGTGCCGTGCGGTCAACGGCGCGCTGCCCCAGGACCCGGGCGGGACGCACACCCGGCTGGGGATGTTCCTGGCCGTCGAGACCTAGGCGGGCGCCTCGGCCCGCTTCGTCTCGAGCACGCGGAAGCCCTTGCTGCTCGCCAGGCGCTCCGTGGGCCAACCCTGCTCGGTGAGCCACCGCTGCAGCGAGTCGCCACCGAGGTTCTTGCCCACGACCATGACCATCCGCCCGCCCGGCGCG is part of the Nocardioides cavernae genome and harbors:
- the mgrA gene encoding L-glyceraldehyde 3-phosphate reductase, whose translation is MAYDAAPDRYDDTTGMHYRRTGRGGLKLPALSLGLWQNFGTDRPEETQRAILRRAFDRGVTHFDLANNYGPPYGRAEENVGRYLADDFSPYRDELVISTKAGYDMWPGPYGQGGGSRKYVLASLDQSLARMGLDYVDIFYSHRFDPETPVEETMTALDTAVRSGRALYAGISSYSPERTREAATIARELGTPLLIHQPSYSMLNRWIEGGLLDELEEQGMGCIVFTALAQGLLTDRYLDGVPADSRAARDGSTIAGFDDETLGRVRSLNAIAEGRGQKLAQLALQWVLRDDRVTSAVIGASSVEQLDTNLDALEAPPLTEAELAEIDRFAVDSGVNLWAKQTEE
- a CDS encoding N-acetyltransferase, with translation MHLELFTLAERPDLMDTFWDMETSWPEFMKHDPIGNGYYASLDHFREFVLVCVDESGRMVAKAHSVPFQLPEGELPDAGWDFAIRSGLLTELWGEEPDAVTAVEIAIEPGLQGSGLSGRIVAALRDNAGRLGFSELLAPVRPNGKTDVHEPMADYAARTRDDGLPVDPWLRVHVRAGGRIDRVAPRSMVIPGTVEEWRGWTGLPFDTTGPVVVPGALAPVMCDAEHGTATYVEPNVWVRHPTGG
- a CDS encoding cytochrome P450; this encodes MTSSLRGAAFKLALSTARRVPYVRRVPASIRFPLQRDGVDPIARLAATRERGEVVRFASLLGTRVWLVTGYDAARAVLADSASFANDVRDIIGRQDRAPAERIGGLGMTDQPDHGRLRGVLTPWFTRRRLADLQDDIDRVVDAALDDMAAHGPVVDLVERFGFQVPFGVICDLLGMPEVDRAEFRQHGAARFDLRDAGVGIFDTAAGTRQFLIDLVASERRSPHLPDGLIARMVADHGADFDDIELGGLADGVFLGGYETSASMLSLGTWVLLQHPASWDALRRGETADVDRVVEELLRFVCPVQMAFPRIARHQVTVGDQVVQQGDIVLVSLTGAERDPAHRIHPEQFDPTSAAAGTLAFGHGLHRCLGAELARMELRTALVALARRFPDLALACDPADLQFTELAIVHGVQALPVRLG
- a CDS encoding FAD-dependent oxidoreductase; translated protein: MTGPRRVLVVGADAAGMGAAHQALRTAARRGEELAVTALDAGSHTSYSACGIPYWMAGDVGSGDDLVARTAEEHRKAGIDLRLHTEVVAADLAARTVTTAAGDVLEYDDLVVATGAPAVVPDWALRPDGTSYDGVGVVKTLDDGAAWVRSFARVGPGAHVVVVGAGYVGVEVAEAALDQGFAVTVLTRTRGMGMLEDEMSERVNSGLVDAGVELVLGAEVTGLELDGDRVTGVRWAGGSREADLVVVAIGVRPATDFLAGSGLEMTDEGALRPDPHGRVADHVWAAGDCCEVRRRIDDQWVFRPLGTHAAKHARALGDSLAGGDLSFGGMVDTSITRFSAGGVHLEIARTGLSRSDAETAGLDPVALVTDGTTAAGYMPEAEPIAIWVMADRATRRLLGVQVVGGHGAGKRIDTAAAVLWAGGSVDDLAWMDLSYAPPFATTWEVLQIAARRVAERL
- a CDS encoding phosphotransferase yields the protein MPDTSELTTRWRDPAFLEAAQAWIADRLAEQGRSVVGTVEQPHVTDWSTVLRVPTDGGPVWFKANDDAMRHEAAVTALVAPLSDGRVPMPLASDPHTGWLLLADAGPRLRDVIAEERSLERWLDVLEAYARVQLACEDEVDALLAAGLPDCRLTTLPGAYDALLARLDGADPRLPGADAIADLCDRLAAFGIRETVQHDDLHDGQVFLGTGVHQVLDWGDACVSHPFFTLAVTLEGVIAWGVDDVAGSEDLEPHLAAYLRPYAERYPLTDAELREAARLAMRLGWVCRAVNGALPQDPGGTHTRLGMFLAVET
- a CDS encoding class E sortase, with protein sequence MPGRAVALLAAAVVAVVSGCSGEASQRSGEGSTQAPRERRTTSVPTQTPAESTSTPSPASPTASASATEEPTEEPTEQPEAVPEPRRSFVTIPAIGLRDFPVVRYRGTPDDAPGTALQNAGEMASPRGPRGGTRPGEVGNYIVTGHRLTGTAPLRYSPSLSNGDRIQVRTGDTVFVYEVRRTRWTSFRQPASLRAQRAEVPGRPDETATQPMITLSTCATLEDHANGNYWSDEFDNPEHRIDKIGVLVATRPA
- a CDS encoding Nramp family divalent metal transporter is translated as MADTTTGSTEQSTVPRWRIVGPGLVVAATGVGAADLVATLIAGQKFGYTLLWCVVVGCVMKIVLVEGAGRYSLATGRTIFEGWRSLGAWTTWYFGPYIVIWGFVYGAAAMAGTGLALAGLLGGLSVTWWGILSGLLGLVLVWSGRYGVFEKVLAAFVGIMFVTMVGAALLTLPNLGELLTGLAPRIPDGGLVNTLALAGGVGGTITLAAYGYWLREKGWDTPSYMRVMRIDNSVAYVVTGLFVLATLVVGAELLYSTSVAIESGDQGLVDLGVVLQDRYGEWAGKLFLLGFWAAAMSSLVGVWNGVSLMFADFMTNLRGGTSEDPDARAGGKWYKAYILWLTFPPMVMLFLGKPVWLILAYGVLGAFFMPFLAITLLWLLNTDRVPREWRNKLHSNVLMVLCALAFLALCVNEVRKAVVGA